One window of candidate division KSB1 bacterium genomic DNA carries:
- the queG gene encoding tRNA epoxyqueuosine(34) reductase QueG produces MIPAPEAKARIVEEATRLGIGRVGFAPAAPPSRHEQFRRWLAAGMAGTMTYLNRQERRRSDPRRLLPGARTIISLGESYYTGRLPAEIRNDPSRGLIAAYAWGADYHEVFWQKVRSLAGWIEDRMDGARCLSYVDRGPLAERDHAERAGFGFVGKNTMLISPRAGSLGFIGEILTTLELPAASANRMPGCGSCTRCIETCPTHAFPAEYVLDSRLCISYLTIEYRGVIPRELRSLMGNHVFGCDDCQDCCPWNERFSQFTSEPAYYSGLERKAPQLSDLAGLGEADYLERFQHTAVLRASHRMLLRNVAIALGNWRTESALEALEPLLHHPDGLVRAPAVWAAGRVNTSGSSRLLSRLRATETDPRVIAELTVPPS; encoded by the coding sequence ATGATTCCCGCGCCTGAAGCGAAAGCCCGGATTGTCGAGGAGGCGACCCGGCTCGGGATCGGCCGGGTGGGGTTTGCGCCTGCCGCTCCGCCGTCCCGGCACGAGCAGTTCCGTCGCTGGCTGGCCGCGGGCATGGCAGGCACGATGACCTACTTGAATCGGCAGGAACGGCGGCGGAGCGACCCGCGGCGCCTTCTGCCGGGTGCGCGGACGATCATCAGCCTCGGTGAGAGCTACTACACGGGCCGTCTGCCGGCGGAAATCCGGAACGATCCGTCGCGCGGGCTGATTGCCGCTTACGCCTGGGGCGCCGACTATCACGAGGTCTTCTGGCAAAAGGTGCGATCGCTGGCCGGCTGGATCGAAGACCGCATGGACGGGGCGCGTTGTCTGAGCTACGTGGATCGCGGACCGCTGGCGGAGCGCGATCACGCCGAACGCGCGGGATTCGGCTTTGTCGGGAAGAACACCATGCTGATTTCGCCGCGGGCCGGCTCGCTGGGATTCATCGGCGAGATTCTGACGACGCTCGAGCTTCCTGCGGCCTCCGCCAACCGCATGCCGGGCTGCGGGAGCTGCACGCGCTGTATCGAAACCTGTCCGACGCACGCTTTTCCGGCGGAGTACGTACTGGATTCGCGGCTCTGCATATCGTACTTGACCATTGAGTATCGCGGTGTAATCCCGCGCGAGCTGCGTTCGCTGATGGGCAATCACGTGTTTGGTTGTGATGATTGTCAGGACTGCTGTCCGTGGAACGAGCGGTTCTCGCAGTTCACATCGGAGCCGGCGTACTACTCCGGGTTGGAGCGAAAAGCCCCGCAGCTGTCTGACTTGGCGGGGCTTGGCGAAGCGGATTATTTGGAGCGATTTCAGCACACGGCCGTGCTCCGTGCATCGCACCGGATGCTGTTGCGGAATGTCGCGATCGCACTGGGAAACTGGCGTACGGAATCCGCGTTGGAGGCGTTGGAACCACTGCTGCACCATCCGGACGGGTTGGTGCGCGCACCTGCCGTGTGGGCGGCGGGCCGGGTCAACACGAGCGGATCGTCGAGGTTGCTGAGCCGGTTGCGGGCGACTGAAACCGACCCGCGGGTCATCGCGGAGCTTACCGTTCCGCCATCGTGA
- a CDS encoding chemotaxis protein CheW has protein sequence MNTTFAAAGFGVGTGRGDLQLVTFYFCGHQYALDVDDVYGIYHGLPLIPLPDLSVNIDGEIQVSDQRIPVVNLRRFADLPEAATTNFSSWVVAVNQPGGPVGIAVDRVAEVVRLEPRSLAGVDGSLKAPIGSYIQATAGYHGRTLLLPDVSRLIQDAMN, from the coding sequence ATGAACACAACTTTTGCGGCAGCGGGATTTGGCGTGGGAACGGGCCGAGGTGATCTTCAGCTTGTGACGTTTTACTTTTGTGGCCATCAGTACGCACTGGACGTTGACGATGTCTATGGGATCTATCATGGGTTACCTCTGATCCCCTTGCCTGATCTTTCAGTGAACATCGACGGCGAGATCCAGGTGTCCGATCAGCGAATTCCGGTGGTGAACTTGCGGCGATTTGCCGACTTGCCCGAAGCGGCCACCACGAATTTCTCGAGCTGGGTGGTCGCCGTCAATCAGCCGGGTGGTCCGGTGGGGATCGCGGTCGATCGCGTTGCCGAGGTCGTGCGGCTCGAGCCGCGATCACTGGCGGGCGTGGATGGGAGCTTGAAGGCGCCGATTGGATCGTACATTCAGGCCACGGCGGGTTATCACGGTCGGACGCTGTTGCTTCCGGACGTGAGTCGATTGATACAAGATGCTATGAACTGA
- a CDS encoding OPT/YSL family transporter — protein MTESKNLDTPKTAEQEDREWVEQVYRGDKEPQNTVRAVISGMLLGGVMSVSNVYVGLKSGWGLGVDIAAIIIIFALFKSLELMKAVKRPFGMMESTQMMTVAVAASWISSAGLVNAVPALTITTGKTFIAWQLSLWLLSMLLLGLFMAIPFKRQYIQEEKLKFPGNIPTGETIKAMYSTGDEAVKKAKALGLAGGTGIVLAFMRDGFGVIPGLLNLPVSVARVSLSKLTLSFEPSLIFLGIGAIFGMKVGLSMLGGLLLNYAVLGPTLINDKIILHAPPAVQAAQAMEFPYIAVAGQSLTVVVEEANVAPELKYGSKLDTLRYVWPANVAYSKLSELESDLNSPKLVDGSPNPFHGVISARDTINKNLGKQVLFLEASKARTWESRLALAEHQDSTTVKALGFAPGQSRTQNVGSFRNIVAWTLWPGATILVVGGLLALAFQWRTMARTFAGLGAALRKKDGHHKAGPMDHLELPMTWFLPGFLVTGTFCVIMQMALFSIHWYMAIIAVVLTFFLAAVAARAAAETSINPIGAMGKVTQLLYGVLSPGNMTTNLMTANITAGAAASCADTIGSLKVGHMVGANPRKQFIAQLFGVFAGAAFSVPAYYLMVPDATKLGDAQFPAPAALIWAGVARVLAQGLSTLPRSAIIAIFVALTAGIVIVVAEKLFPKIKPYTPSPSALGIAMTIPAYTSFSMFLGALIAWVLEKATPEWHERFTIAIASGFIAGESLSGVAILGLQRLGLLAG, from the coding sequence ATGACAGAGTCCAAAAATCTGGATACCCCCAAGACAGCCGAACAAGAAGATCGCGAATGGGTCGAACAGGTCTATCGCGGCGACAAGGAACCGCAGAATACGGTTCGCGCGGTGATCTCCGGCATGCTGCTGGGCGGGGTCATGTCCGTCTCGAATGTGTATGTCGGGTTGAAGTCCGGTTGGGGACTGGGCGTTGACATCGCGGCGATCATCATCATTTTTGCGTTGTTCAAGTCGCTGGAGCTGATGAAGGCCGTTAAGCGACCGTTTGGGATGATGGAAAGTACGCAGATGATGACGGTGGCGGTGGCGGCGAGCTGGATCTCGTCCGCGGGATTGGTGAACGCGGTTCCCGCGCTCACGATCACGACAGGCAAGACCTTCATCGCCTGGCAGCTCTCGCTCTGGTTGCTGTCGATGTTGCTGTTGGGCTTGTTCATGGCGATCCCGTTCAAGCGGCAGTATATTCAGGAAGAGAAGTTGAAGTTCCCCGGCAATATCCCGACGGGCGAGACGATCAAAGCGATGTACTCGACGGGGGACGAAGCGGTGAAGAAGGCGAAGGCGCTGGGTTTGGCGGGCGGCACGGGCATCGTGCTGGCCTTCATGCGCGACGGCTTCGGCGTGATTCCGGGGCTGCTGAATCTGCCGGTCTCGGTAGCGCGCGTGAGTTTGAGCAAGCTGACCTTGAGCTTTGAGCCGAGCTTGATCTTTCTGGGGATTGGCGCGATCTTCGGGATGAAAGTCGGGCTCAGCATGTTGGGGGGGCTGCTGCTGAACTACGCCGTGCTGGGACCGACGCTGATCAATGACAAGATCATTCTCCACGCGCCGCCGGCCGTGCAAGCGGCGCAGGCGATGGAGTTTCCTTACATCGCTGTCGCGGGACAGTCGCTAACGGTGGTGGTGGAAGAGGCGAATGTCGCTCCCGAGTTGAAGTACGGGAGCAAGCTGGACACCCTGCGTTACGTCTGGCCGGCGAACGTTGCCTACAGCAAATTATCGGAGCTGGAGAGCGATCTGAATTCGCCGAAGTTGGTTGACGGCAGTCCCAATCCATTTCACGGGGTAATCAGTGCGCGGGACACGATCAACAAGAATCTCGGCAAGCAGGTGTTGTTCCTCGAAGCGTCGAAGGCGCGGACGTGGGAATCGCGGCTGGCGCTGGCGGAGCATCAGGACAGCACGACCGTGAAAGCGCTGGGGTTCGCGCCCGGGCAGTCGCGGACGCAAAATGTCGGCAGTTTCCGCAATATCGTGGCCTGGACGCTTTGGCCGGGCGCGACGATTCTCGTGGTGGGCGGCTTGTTGGCGCTGGCGTTTCAATGGCGCACGATGGCGCGTACCTTCGCCGGCCTGGGCGCGGCGTTGCGGAAAAAGGACGGCCATCACAAAGCCGGACCGATGGATCATCTTGAACTGCCGATGACGTGGTTTCTGCCGGGGTTCCTGGTAACGGGGACCTTTTGCGTGATCATGCAGATGGCGCTGTTCTCGATCCACTGGTACATGGCCATTATCGCGGTGGTGTTGACGTTCTTCCTGGCGGCGGTCGCGGCGCGCGCGGCGGCGGAGACCTCGATCAATCCGATCGGCGCGATGGGCAAGGTCACCCAGCTGCTCTATGGGGTGTTGTCGCCGGGGAACATGACGACGAACCTGATGACGGCCAATATCACGGCGGGCGCGGCGGCCAGTTGTGCGGACACGATCGGCAGTCTCAAAGTGGGTCACATGGTCGGGGCGAATCCGCGCAAGCAGTTTATCGCGCAGCTATTCGGCGTGTTTGCCGGTGCGGCGTTCTCGGTGCCGGCCTATTACCTGATGGTTCCGGACGCGACGAAACTGGGCGACGCGCAGTTCCCGGCTCCGGCGGCGCTCATCTGGGCCGGTGTGGCGCGGGTGCTTGCGCAGGGTCTGAGTACGTTGCCGCGCAGCGCGATCATCGCGATCTTCGTGGCGCTGACGGCGGGCATCGTGATCGTCGTGGCGGAGAAGTTGTTTCCGAAGATCAAGCCCTACACTCCGAGTCCGTCGGCCTTGGGCATCGCGATGACGATTCCGGCCTACACGAGCTTTTCGATGTTTCTCGGGGCGTTGATCGCGTGGGTTTTGGAGAAGGCGACCCCGGAGTGGCATGAGCGCTTCACGATCGCCATCGCATCGGGCTTCATTGCGGGCGAGAGCTTATCGGGGGTCGCGATCCTCGGTCTGCAACGGCTCGGGCTGCTGGCCGGATAG
- a CDS encoding DUF3857 domain-containing protein translates to MFSKIRLSSSLAFFVLVLVAAVWADYSNLPEAAKTPLTRVSAYPQSSSVLLYEDQRHWMGSTGIQAEQFYQLRYIADSSVARKYATFRVPYVAGRDSLEFRTATVFRPTGETDDADVFEGIRDLPVDALQDAPDFAEFRELRVQLPELRPGSIVELGYRIITKEPLIPWESGELVLRGTEPVILRSYLAKVPIGDTTNYVLLSDASEPRIDTNYATWIVGEMPPIPVDSLTRFPHRTPRMEWSSLDDWTILRDTLISWIDAVSADSLELPPSLIRDKRAARAGVGMVDLVRGWVSHHVRPVVYTGHRDFNLTLRRPSRVIETGYGNALEAAVLVRALAAKLGSPCDVVLHFEREPLVPRLETLSTQLVHSYSLIADSLDGLPRYQNPWPVETVLPVKLSDAWLFPLRANVSAPFAYSDR, encoded by the coding sequence ATGTTCAGTAAGATTCGGCTGTCCAGCAGCCTGGCTTTTTTTGTTCTGGTATTGGTCGCCGCGGTTTGGGCTGACTATTCGAATTTGCCGGAAGCCGCCAAGACTCCGCTGACCCGTGTTTCGGCGTATCCACAGTCCTCGTCGGTGCTGCTTTACGAAGACCAGCGACATTGGATGGGCTCGACGGGCATTCAGGCGGAGCAGTTCTACCAATTGCGTTACATCGCCGACAGCAGCGTGGCCCGCAAATATGCGACGTTTCGCGTGCCCTATGTGGCGGGCCGGGACTCCCTCGAGTTTCGTACCGCGACGGTCTTCCGACCGACAGGTGAGACGGACGATGCGGACGTGTTTGAGGGAATTCGGGATCTTCCCGTTGACGCGCTCCAGGATGCCCCGGATTTCGCGGAGTTTCGCGAGTTGCGCGTGCAGTTGCCGGAACTCAGACCGGGATCGATCGTGGAGCTGGGCTATCGCATCATCACGAAGGAGCCCTTGATCCCGTGGGAGTCCGGCGAACTCGTATTGCGCGGGACGGAGCCGGTAATCTTGCGCTCGTATCTCGCGAAAGTTCCGATCGGAGACACGACGAACTATGTGTTATTGAGTGACGCTTCCGAGCCGCGGATCGACACGAACTATGCGACGTGGATCGTGGGCGAGATGCCGCCGATTCCCGTGGACAGTTTGACCCGCTTCCCGCACCGGACACCGCGGATGGAGTGGAGTTCGCTGGACGATTGGACAATTTTGCGTGACACGCTGATTTCGTGGATCGACGCGGTCAGCGCCGATTCACTGGAGCTTCCGCCGAGTTTGATCCGCGACAAGCGCGCGGCCCGTGCCGGGGTCGGGATGGTTGACCTTGTGCGGGGCTGGGTCTCGCATCATGTGCGGCCGGTGGTGTACACCGGGCACCGGGATTTCAATCTGACGTTACGGCGTCCGTCGCGGGTGATTGAGACGGGCTACGGCAACGCCCTGGAAGCCGCGGTGCTCGTGCGCGCACTGGCGGCGAAGCTGGGGTCGCCGTGCGACGTCGTGCTGCATTTTGAGCGGGAACCTCTGGTGCCGCGGTTGGAAACGCTGTCAACGCAGCTGGTGCACTCGTATTCGCTGATCGCGGATTCGCTGGATGGCCTGCCGCGCTATCAGAATCCGTGGCCGGTCGAAACCGTGCTGCCCGTGAAACTGAGCGACGCCTGGTTGTTTCCGCTGCGCGCGAATGTCAGCGCGCCCTTCGCCTATTCCGATCGTTAG
- a CDS encoding helix-turn-helix domain-containing protein — translation MDAERIRTLRQRLQLTQEDFAHLIGVTFSTVNRWENGKSTPNRIALRLLAGLEKKLKTQ, via the coding sequence ATGGACGCGGAGCGCATCCGCACGCTTCGCCAGCGACTCCAGCTTACGCAGGAAGATTTTGCCCATCTGATTGGAGTAACGTTCTCCACGGTGAACCGATGGGAGAACGGCAAATCGACTCCGAATCGGATCGCGTTACGCCTTCTCGCAGGGCTTGAGAAGAAACTTAAGACGCAGTAA
- a CDS encoding S8 family serine peptidase — translation MKRFGMKVLARSVILLSMLIGSGASAMDFKMTVDGETNYFDLRLDRIAVGFANNASTSVRDQLLAALPGIGFPAVDRVEEVQQMTVVRLASGATEADVLALLAAVEAIDAVEWAAPILIYDGLEHIPGPRLFVKFGLHVSDDAARSTLDRFGLSVVKTCDEWADNAYYVARAKGTAWTALDICEQLAAESEVEWAEPDFIRQARLTTNDTFYANQWFLNQASDADIDAPEAWTYTTGTTTVSVSICDVGVQIAHPDLNDHILPGYDSETGDSDPSPTGSDGHGTCCAGLASAETNNSLGVAGVGYNCKIRGAKMGHISGGFIITTDAQIVNCINFSRDSSKVMSNSWGGGSSSSAINTALANAQTAGLVILVSSGNSNGVVQYPATQSTVIAVGATNVIDDRCTPTDWGFGQGSCFGAQLDVVAPGNDQYTTDMTGANGYASGDYYSAFGGTSGACPVAAGVCALIRSVDPSLTSAQVQTILQTTADDLVGAAGEDVAGWDQYMGWGRVNANDAVRYVYQAPLNLAATTGQPTVPLTWNAPWRAVIRYNVYRSATGQFGAYDSIGNAVVTNYNDAAVVSGTPYWYKLKAVYTNGQSDYSNAVTATPLITYNPPQNLLAEGGFDAQVPVSWQTPVSGSPIRYDIYRSTTGQAGAYSLQAGVTAPALNWVDPAVTNGSIYWYKAKAVYTGNFESVYSNADSAMPVAPPNTPPALWHHALDDFAPGSGTVTALASDDGSVASVKMFYRAAGAGLFDSLALIATGNPQEYSASLAAFGFGPYEYYVRALDNLGLGSTVPSAAPAEWYTFDVYDLCPAELGYDDGSPEVYNYAPSPGTGMLWAVKFGPVAPPYVLCGARFAAAKTKPDTAHTPVYFAVYLADGVGGLPGTLVQDGITGSIGNDVGGFGAGIQWAQIVIRDDLFSPVQINASEFYVAVGNTAANKFESFAHDQSVPNNHRSFFYSNCDTAWYSEDEINDNARPGNRLIRAQGFSLIAPNVVISRSGNDIRLDWSNVGADSYNIYSATTENGAFTTFEGSSATTTFLDLNAVSSGTMLFYQVRAVAN, via the coding sequence GTGAAACGCTTTGGAATGAAGGTTTTGGCTCGGTCGGTGATCCTCTTGTCCATGCTAATTGGCTCCGGTGCCTCGGCGATGGACTTCAAAATGACTGTGGACGGTGAAACAAACTACTTTGACCTACGCCTCGACCGAATCGCCGTCGGGTTTGCCAATAACGCCTCTACAAGTGTTCGCGACCAACTGCTCGCGGCGTTGCCGGGAATCGGCTTTCCGGCCGTTGATCGCGTCGAAGAAGTTCAACAAATGACCGTCGTCAGGCTTGCCAGCGGGGCCACGGAGGCCGACGTGCTGGCCCTGCTCGCCGCGGTCGAGGCCATCGATGCCGTGGAGTGGGCCGCGCCCATCCTCATTTACGACGGTCTCGAACACATTCCCGGGCCACGCCTGTTTGTGAAGTTCGGACTGCATGTCAGCGACGATGCGGCGCGCTCGACGCTCGATCGCTTCGGGCTGTCCGTGGTCAAGACCTGCGATGAATGGGCCGACAATGCCTACTATGTTGCGCGGGCTAAAGGTACGGCTTGGACCGCCCTGGACATCTGCGAGCAATTGGCCGCCGAATCCGAAGTCGAGTGGGCCGAGCCGGATTTCATCCGCCAAGCGCGGTTGACGACCAATGACACCTTCTATGCCAATCAGTGGTTCTTGAATCAGGCCAGCGATGCGGACATCGATGCGCCCGAGGCCTGGACGTACACCACGGGAACCACCACCGTATCGGTGAGCATCTGCGACGTCGGCGTGCAGATTGCCCATCCCGATCTGAACGATCACATCTTGCCGGGATATGACTCCGAGACCGGCGACAGCGATCCCAGCCCCACCGGCAGCGACGGCCACGGGACCTGTTGTGCCGGTCTGGCTTCCGCCGAAACCAATAACAGCCTCGGCGTGGCCGGTGTCGGCTACAACTGCAAGATTCGCGGCGCGAAGATGGGCCACATTTCGGGCGGCTTCATCATCACCACCGACGCACAGATCGTCAATTGCATTAACTTCTCGCGCGACTCGTCCAAGGTCATGTCCAATTCATGGGGCGGTGGTTCGTCCTCCAGCGCGATCAATACCGCGCTCGCGAACGCGCAGACCGCCGGACTCGTCATTCTCGTGTCGTCGGGAAACAGCAACGGCGTGGTCCAGTATCCCGCGACGCAATCGACGGTGATTGCCGTCGGGGCTACGAACGTGATCGATGACCGCTGCACGCCGACAGACTGGGGCTTTGGCCAGGGTTCCTGCTTCGGCGCACAGCTGGACGTAGTCGCGCCGGGAAATGATCAGTACACGACCGATATGACCGGCGCAAACGGCTATGCTTCCGGAGACTACTACAGCGCGTTCGGTGGCACGTCCGGCGCTTGCCCCGTGGCGGCGGGTGTTTGCGCATTAATCCGTTCCGTCGATCCCTCCCTGACTTCCGCGCAGGTTCAGACCATTCTGCAGACTACGGCCGATGACCTCGTCGGCGCGGCAGGCGAAGACGTGGCCGGGTGGGACCAGTACATGGGCTGGGGCCGTGTCAATGCCAATGATGCGGTTCGTTACGTCTATCAGGCACCCCTGAATCTGGCCGCTACCACCGGACAACCGACGGTGCCGCTCACGTGGAATGCGCCGTGGCGCGCCGTGATTCGTTACAACGTTTATCGCTCAGCGACCGGACAGTTCGGCGCCTACGATTCGATCGGCAATGCGGTCGTGACCAACTACAACGATGCCGCGGTCGTCAGCGGCACGCCGTACTGGTACAAACTGAAAGCCGTGTACACGAACGGACAAAGTGATTACTCCAACGCGGTGACCGCGACTCCGCTGATCACGTACAATCCGCCGCAGAACCTGCTCGCGGAGGGTGGATTCGACGCGCAGGTTCCGGTAAGCTGGCAAACACCGGTCAGCGGATCTCCGATCCGCTACGACATCTACCGTTCCACCACCGGTCAGGCCGGAGCTTATTCGCTGCAGGCCGGAGTCACGGCGCCGGCGCTGAATTGGGTGGATCCCGCGGTCACTAACGGCAGCATCTACTGGTATAAGGCCAAGGCCGTTTACACCGGCAACTTTGAAAGCGTCTATTCGAACGCGGACTCGGCCATGCCCGTGGCGCCGCCGAATACGCCGCCCGCGCTCTGGCACCATGCGCTCGATGATTTCGCGCCGGGTTCCGGCACGGTCACCGCGCTCGCCAGCGACGACGGCAGCGTGGCGTCGGTCAAAATGTTCTATCGCGCGGCAGGCGCCGGTCTGTTTGATTCGCTGGCCCTGATCGCGACCGGCAACCCGCAAGAATACTCCGCGAGTCTCGCCGCGTTCGGATTCGGACCTTATGAGTATTACGTGCGCGCCCTCGACAACCTCGGTCTCGGCTCGACGGTCCCGTCTGCCGCCCCGGCCGAGTGGTACACGTTTGACGTGTACGATCTGTGTCCGGCGGAACTTGGTTACGACGACGGATCACCGGAGGTGTACAATTACGCTCCCAGCCCCGGCACCGGCATGCTCTGGGCGGTGAAATTCGGACCGGTCGCTCCGCCCTACGTACTCTGCGGAGCGCGCTTCGCCGCGGCCAAGACCAAGCCCGATACCGCGCACACGCCGGTCTATTTCGCGGTCTATCTCGCTGACGGCGTGGGCGGACTGCCCGGAACGCTCGTGCAGGACGGAATCACCGGCTCCATCGGCAATGACGTCGGCGGCTTCGGCGCCGGAATCCAATGGGCGCAAATCGTGATTCGCGATGACCTGTTCAGTCCCGTGCAGATTAACGCCAGCGAATTCTATGTCGCGGTCGGGAATACCGCGGCGAACAAATTCGAATCTTTCGCGCACGACCAGTCGGTGCCGAACAACCATCGCAGCTTCTTCTATTCCAACTGCGACACGGCCTGGTACAGCGAGGACGAGATCAATGACAATGCGCGTCCCGGAAATCGGCTGATCCGCGCGCAGGGTTTCAGTCTGATCGCGCCAAACGTCGTGATCTCGCGCAGCGGAAACGACATTCGCCTCGATTGGAGCAATGTCGGCGCCGATAGCTACAATATCTACAGCGCAACCACCGAGAACGGCGCCTTCACGACGTTCGAAGGTTCGAGCGCGACGACAACGTTCCTCGACCTCAACGCCGTCAGCAGCGGGACCATGCTGTTCTATCAGGTACGAGCGGTCGCCAACTGA
- a CDS encoding queuosine precursor transporter, whose product MSPLPPYHIPSQVPQGLRYYDIVAGLFVAVLLVSNISATKLVELWGFPFDAGTILFPLSYIFGDILTEVYGYGRARRVIWLGFLANALAAITFGIVAKLPPAGIWDGQAAFEAILGVVPRIVAASFIAYLCGEFINSYVLARLKIATRGRWLWTRTISSTLAGEAVDTLLFVVIAFGGTIPAADLWLMIAFNYMFKCGTEILFTPVTYVVVGFLKRYERVDVFDIGTSFNPFLFFRAAPRTA is encoded by the coding sequence ATGTCACCGCTTCCACCCTATCACATTCCATCACAAGTTCCGCAAGGACTCCGGTACTACGATATCGTCGCCGGACTGTTCGTCGCCGTCCTCCTTGTTTCCAATATCTCCGCCACCAAACTCGTCGAACTGTGGGGGTTTCCGTTCGATGCCGGCACCATTCTGTTCCCGCTCAGCTACATCTTCGGCGACATCCTGACCGAAGTTTACGGCTATGGCCGCGCCCGCCGCGTGATCTGGCTGGGATTCCTCGCCAATGCGCTCGCCGCGATCACGTTCGGGATCGTGGCCAAGCTCCCGCCGGCGGGAATCTGGGACGGCCAAGCCGCGTTCGAAGCGATCCTGGGCGTCGTGCCGCGCATCGTCGCCGCAAGTTTCATCGCCTACCTCTGTGGCGAGTTCATCAATTCGTACGTCCTGGCGCGGCTTAAGATCGCCACCCGCGGACGATGGCTCTGGACGCGGACGATCTCTTCGACCCTCGCGGGTGAAGCCGTCGATACGCTGCTGTTCGTCGTGATCGCCTTCGGTGGCACCATTCCCGCCGCCGACCTCTGGCTGATGATCGCTTTCAACTACATGTTCAAGTGCGGAACCGAAATCCTGTTCACGCCGGTGACCTATGTGGTCGTCGGATTCCTCAAGCGATACGAACGGGTGGACGTCTTTGACATCGGCACCTCCTTCAATCCCTTCCTGTTCTTCCGCGCCGCGCCACGTACCGCCTGA
- the tatC gene encoding twin-arginine translocase subunit TatC produces the protein MATERVMSFWDHLDELRRRLLRSFGIVLLGAVAGFYLAPRATDFLIAPFRDQVRGSLALLAPSDGFVIQVKVAILLGVLLAMPLVAWQLYGFIGPALRKREKLWLFPVVLIATILFSGGIIFAWAILPTALEFLGSFAEMGGVQNIWSLKSYISLVLFLLLAFGVIFQLPLVIGILIATGLVPSGVFRKYRRYAIVGIFIISAFATPTTDWLTMTLMAAPLIVLYEVSIWVGVAIEHRRARQKALAARPA, from the coding sequence GTGGCCACTGAACGTGTCATGTCGTTCTGGGATCATCTCGATGAGCTGCGGCGGCGCCTCTTACGCTCGTTCGGGATCGTACTGCTCGGCGCCGTCGCCGGATTCTACCTCGCGCCGCGCGCCACGGATTTCCTGATCGCACCGTTTCGGGATCAGGTCAGAGGCTCGCTGGCCCTGCTCGCGCCGTCCGACGGTTTCGTCATTCAGGTCAAAGTCGCGATCCTGCTCGGAGTGCTGCTCGCCATGCCGCTCGTGGCCTGGCAGCTGTACGGCTTCATCGGTCCGGCCCTACGCAAACGCGAGAAGCTGTGGCTGTTCCCCGTCGTGTTGATCGCTACGATCCTCTTCAGCGGCGGCATCATCTTCGCCTGGGCGATTCTGCCGACCGCCCTCGAGTTCCTCGGCTCGTTCGCCGAAATGGGCGGTGTGCAAAACATCTGGTCGCTGAAGAGCTACATCAGCCTCGTCCTATTCCTCCTGCTCGCCTTCGGCGTCATCTTCCAACTCCCGCTCGTGATCGGCATCCTGATCGCCACCGGACTTGTGCCGTCCGGCGTATTCAGGAAGTACCGCCGCTACGCGATTGTCGGAATCTTCATCATCAGCGCGTTCGCCACGCCAACAACGGACTGGCTCACCATGACGCTGATGGCCGCCCCCTTGATTGTCCTCTACGAAGTCTCGATCTGGGTCGGCGTCGCTATCGAACATCGCCGCGCACGGCAAAAAGCCCTCGCCGCCCGCCCCGCGTAG